The following coding sequences lie in one Haematobia irritans isolate KBUSLIRL chromosome 3, ASM5000362v1, whole genome shotgun sequence genomic window:
- the LOC142231001 gene encoding uncharacterized protein LOC142231001 — protein sequence MSANKHMFIISAYYPAGNNNKHFKNDFMKLFEQLKLDNLNNFYILAGDLNSKHICWGNESNNDKGISLNDWIKDNVIQYRCRIYASIWPSYPRSGSYLDICIADSRLFIHKLNDSINCLETLDYDSDHNAIKIVFSQSPDLVSFEFMEQDNVTSLDYKKTNWKKFERTILDNLKKETLIPNNINLSNSEIEEHLDRLKSEPDSNKYILRKEEDICDVIGAYMESIYSSKNIDDSNITHIAVSEFFSSFSEQKMNYENNMFITRDEITYIFSNLKGKSSSGLDEIPNIILKNIPKPLVFEYLTLFNNMINNAFFPSKWKRAKVIILSKKDKDLTDPKNLRAISLLPNISKIFEMAVNNLIQKNCQKLNLICEKQFGFKHRHSTIHAINLLVSNIQWNWNQKMYTGACLIDYEKAFDSVWIPGLIKKLVDYNFPLHLTRKESNGKSQQQQQQQQQQHQNQNTIAMISFC from the exons ATGTCAGCTAATAaacatatgtttataatttctgctTACTACCCAGCTGGGAACaacaataaacattttaaaaatgattttatgaaattgtttgaaCAACTAAAATTAGATAATCTAAATAACTTTTATATATTAGCTGGAGATCTTAACTCAAAACATATATGTTGGGGAAATGAATCTAACAATGATAAAGGTATTTCGCTAAATGACTGGATAAAAGATAATGTAATTCAATACAGATGTAGGATATATGCCTCTATTTGGCCTTCATATCCCAGAAGTGGTTCTTATTTGGACATATGCATCGCAGACAGTAGACTTTTTATACACAAACTAAATGATTCAATAAACTGCTTGGAAACACTGGATTATGACAGTGATCATAATGCCATAAAAATTGTCTTTTCGCAAAGTCCAGATTTAGTATCATTCGAATTTATGGAACAAGACAATGTAACATCACTTGATTACAAGAAGACTAATTGGAAGAAGTTTGAACGAACAATACTggacaatttaaaaaaagagaCTCTTATTCCAAATAATATAAACCTCTCCAACAGTGAAATTGAGGAGCATTTAGATAGATTAA AATCTGAACCAGATTCAAATAAATACATCCTTAGGAAGGAGGAAGATATCTGTGACGTTATCGGAGCTTACATGGAATCCATTTATTCTTCAAAGAATATTGATGATTCCAATATCACTCATATTGCAGTTTCAGAATTTTTCAGTTCATTTTCTgaacaaaaaatgaattatgaaaac AATATGTTCATAACAAGGGACGAAATTACTTATATTTTTTCGAACTTAAAGGGAAAATCATCATCTGGTTTGGATGAAATACCgaacattattttaaaaaatattcccaaacCTTTGGTCTTCGAATATCTTACATTATTTAATAATATGATAAACAATGCTTTTTTCCCAAGCAAATGGAAAAGAGCCAAGGTAATAATCTTATCGAAAAAGGATAAAGATTTAACGGATCCGAAAAATCTAAGAGCAATAAGTCTTTTACCAAATATAAGTAAGATATTTGAGATGGCAGTCAACAATCTAATACAGAAAAATTGCCAAAAGCTAAATTTGATATGCGAGAAACAATTTGGCTTCAAACATAGGCACTCTACCATTCATGCTATTAACTTGCTGGTCTCCAATATACAATGGAATTGGaatcaaaaaatgtatacagGTGCCTGCCTAATTGATTATGAGAAAGCTTTCGATAGCGTATGGATACCAGGGCTCATTAAGAAATTAGTGGATTATAATTTCCCTCTTCACTTA